The stretch of DNA GCATCATAAGGGTCGGCAAATCGCAGAAGAGTAGTATCATGTACGGATGATAAGAAACCCAAACCTGCTATAATTGGCGGTACCCTGAATGAACTCACTGTTGCAGCGCTAGGAATAGATTCTTCCAAATAATTCATTACCGATTTACCTTGTAGTTGTGGTCCTCCTAATGAATCTAAATAGTCAAAACGACCATTATCCCATCTTCCGAATCGCACAACAATTGAAGAAAAATGCCCTTTCCCATCTCCAACATGACAGCCTTCACATGACGCTTGAACATACACTGGTCCTAGTCCTTCTTCTTCAGAAAACACATGTGCAAATTGCGCATCACCTACTAAATGAGACATCATTTGTGCGTTGTTTAGCCCTTCTAACGGCTCCGCTATCATCTCATTACTATTTGGTGCTTCCGGAACCATCTTGGAACAACTTGAAAATGAGGTAGCGATTACCACACCCAAAAAGAAACACAATCTCGTTTTTATCATGTCACAAAAATATATTTTTTAGACAAGCCTAAAAATTATTTTAAACATTTTCTAAAAATATTTATCTTTGGTTAAAATTAAAGGCATGCAGAATACGCAAACCGTAGAAGATTACTTAAAAGCTATATATAAGCTTAGCGCTATTGAAACGGATGGAGTTTCTACTAACTCATTGGCTAAGTCCATGGAGACCAAGGCTTCTTCTGTTACCGATATGGTTAAGAAGCTGGCGCAAAAAGAGTTAGCTAACCATATTAAATACCAAGGTGTTAGCTTAACACCTAAAGGCGAAACCATTGCTTTGAATATTATTAGAAAGCATAGGTTATGGGAAAGCTTCTTGGTAAATAAATTGAACTTTCAATGGGACGAAATACACGAGATAGCCGAGCAACTTGAGCACGTATCTTCTGATAAACTCACAAATAAACTCGATAAATTTTTAGGCTTTCCAAAGAGCGATCCTCATGGGGATCCCATACCAGATATTAATGGGAAGATGCATAAAACACGAGATGTACGATTATCCGACCTTCTTAAGGGAGATCAAGGAATCATTACAGGAGTACTAGACTCATCAAAATCTTTTCTCGGATTCATGGAGGAGAACAAGTTAAAACTAGGCAGTTCAATTACTGTAGAGGATCTCTATGAATTTGACGATTCCATTATAGTTAAAGTGAATGGATCACAAAAAACAACACTTTCAAAATACGTTTCTAACAACCTAAATATCAAAACAAATGATTGAAGAATTTAAAGTTTTCATTGAAAGTTTCGAAAGCCCGATAATGCAAGCACTAATTGCAGGGTTATTTACATGGGGATTAACAGCTGCTGGAGCTTCACTAGTATTCTTTTTCAAAACTATGCATCGTCAGCTTTTAGACGGCGCTTTGGGATTTACAGGCGGAGTAATGATAGCTGCCAGTTTTTGGTCTTTACTAGCGCCTTGTATAGAAATGTCGGAAAGCCGATTTGACCCAGGAATGGAATGGATACCCGCAGCGATAGGCTTTAGCGCCGGGGCTATCTTCTTATTTATCTTAGATAAAATTCTCCCCCACCTCCATATCAACTTTAAGCGTAGTGAAGCCGAGGGCCCTAAGTCTTCTTGGCATAGAACAACCTTACTTGTTCTCGCAATAACCATTCACAACATCCCAGAAGGATTAGCGGTAGGAGTATTATTTGGTGGTGTGGCTGCAGGGTTTGATGGTGCAACTCTTGGTGGAGCAATTGCGCTAGCAATCGGAATTGGAATTCAGAACTTCCCTGAAGGTCTGGCGGTATCTATGCCATTAAGAAGGCAAGGCGTAAGTAGATTTAAAAGCTTTTGGTATGGTCAGTTATCAGCCATTGTAGAACCTATTGCTGCGGTTATAGGTGCTTGGGCAGTACTTACATTCGAACCTATATTACCTTACGCTTTGGCTTTCGCAGCTGGCGCAATGATCTTTGTAGTTGTTGAAGAAGTGATACCGGAAACGCAACGCGACAAATATGCAGACACCGCCTCTATAGGCCTCATTTTCGGTTTTGTAGTTATGATGGTATTAGACGTTGCTCTGGGTTAATAAAAGACCTAAATTTGAATCGCGATGAGCGATGCAATAAACATAAAGAACAAAAAGGCTAATTTTCTATTCGAACTGAGCGACAATATAGTCGCCGGAATTCAATTATTGGGCTCAGAAATAAAGTCGATTCGTAATAATAAAGCGAGTATAAAAGAAGCATACTGCACTTTCGTTGGCAACGAACTAGTTATTCGTAACATGCACATCTCAGAGTACAAACAGGCTACATATAATAACCATGAGCCCAAAAGAGATCGAACACTACTACTAAATAGAATAGAGCTTAAGAAGTTAAGTGGAAAGGTTAGAACAAAGGGGTTTACAATTATACCTGTAAGACTTTTTATAAACAAAAACGGCTTAGCCAAAATGGAGATTGCTCTTGGAAGAGGTAAAAACGTATTCGACAAACGACAAGACCTCAAAGCCAAAGACGACAAACGAGAAATGGATCGTCTTAAAAAGGAACATTAATCCACTTGATAACAAAGCATAAAAAAGGCCCCTATTACTAGAGGCCTTTTTCACTTTCATTATCGACTGATTAACTAGCCTTCCCAGCTTTCTTATCCGTTTTCTTCCAAGTAGAAAAAACCGTTGTGCCACTAATCGTTGTGTTTGTAGTTTCTGTAGAGAAGCCTTCTTGTTTAGTACTACAATCACCATTTTCTTGTTTGTGAAATAAACCGTCGGTAATTATGGTTATATCACTCGGATTAGTTGTAACCATTTCCAACTTCAACTTATCCTTTTCTAATTCTGTAATTGTGCCATAAAATAAATCCCCAGCAGATATAATATCGGTTTTACCTTTTCCACCCATCCATATCCAATATCCAGTTTCCGTATGTGTATCCCATTCTTCTATTTCATCATCGTAGTTAATAGTAATCCTGTCCTCTCCCTGCCAATCATCATAATCATGAATCATCTGAGTTCTTTTGGTAGTTGTTACCAACTCATAGGTTCCATCATCAAAAATGGTCATAACTGCAGTAAACTGTTTCTTATATGCATAATTATCATGCTCTGTTTTTTCACTATTCTCTGCAAACCAATCACAAACAACAAAATCATCTACTTCTTTAAATGATGCTGTTTCAACTAATTGTTCATTATTAAAATTAATAACGACTCCTTCAGAGTAAATAGATGAATCCACGCTTTCAAAAGTATCTTCAGAGGAATCTCCATTTACACTATTAACAGTAGATTTTACATAATTAACTCGTGTAGATTCATTTCTAGACTGAAGTGTCCATTCACCCTCTATCCTTCTATTTCTAGTAATATTACTCTTCTC from Flavobacteriales bacterium encodes:
- the smpB gene encoding SsrA-binding protein SmpB — protein: MSDAINIKNKKANFLFELSDNIVAGIQLLGSEIKSIRNNKASIKEAYCTFVGNELVIRNMHISEYKQATYNNHEPKRDRTLLLNRIELKKLSGKVRTKGFTIIPVRLFINKNGLAKMEIALGRGKNVFDKRQDLKAKDDKREMDRLKKEH
- a CDS encoding metal-dependent transcriptional regulator, with amino-acid sequence MQNTQTVEDYLKAIYKLSAIETDGVSTNSLAKSMETKASSVTDMVKKLAQKELANHIKYQGVSLTPKGETIALNIIRKHRLWESFLVNKLNFQWDEIHEIAEQLEHVSSDKLTNKLDKFLGFPKSDPHGDPIPDINGKMHKTRDVRLSDLLKGDQGIITGVLDSSKSFLGFMEENKLKLGSSITVEDLYEFDDSIIVKVNGSQKTTLSKYVSNNLNIKTND
- a CDS encoding ZIP family metal transporter, with the translated sequence MIEEFKVFIESFESPIMQALIAGLFTWGLTAAGASLVFFFKTMHRQLLDGALGFTGGVMIAASFWSLLAPCIEMSESRFDPGMEWIPAAIGFSAGAIFLFILDKILPHLHINFKRSEAEGPKSSWHRTTLLVLAITIHNIPEGLAVGVLFGGVAAGFDGATLGGAIALAIGIGIQNFPEGLAVSMPLRRQGVSRFKSFWYGQLSAIVEPIAAVIGAWAVLTFEPILPYALAFAAGAMIFVVVEEVIPETQRDKYADTASIGLIFGFVVMMVLDVALG
- a CDS encoding thiol oxidoreductase; the encoded protein is MIKTRLCFFLGVVIATSFSSCSKMVPEAPNSNEMIAEPLEGLNNAQMMSHLVGDAQFAHVFSEEEGLGPVYVQASCEGCHVGDGKGHFSSIVVRFGRWDNGRFDYLDSLGGPQLQGKSVMNYLEESIPSAATVSSFRVPPIIAGLGFLSSVHDTTLLRFADPYDANGDGISGRPNYVSPKEAFVLESHHVDSNGYYIGRFGKKASKITLKEQIVFALKEDIGITSDFDLQDPFNIEVGYNTGD